A genomic stretch from Vanrija pseudolonga chromosome 6, complete sequence includes:
- the PHT1-9 gene encoding putative inorganic phosphate transporter 1-9 produces the protein MSFPPDLHDSDRLPDAGPRDIDFHTEHPLFNDLCPQDSYTPDGTYWADLPFGERQKWVNAQSNAEAKRELQVLGAMFKKDPLSPMRAYFDRYVVTGFGMFTEGYTIFSIGNLSSLYSSIWPECWSKHTVCDANWVAGVSYIQIIGIICGQIGVGIEGDWIGRRVGLVQDALVMTLGLVMLTASWGTTLNGWVICYAWSQFVYTLGVGGEYPMTSTTALEHKPASGSSQTDDKLHRGRNVVLAFLMQGWGQLLNQGLLILLLLILHGGSTPPYSKKTGQWVFRLSFAFMLPFTLWMAYHRYYKQVYSSTALARSKKNARVNQSGYDLASLKLVSTHFGGRLFGTCMNWLTADFLFYGAKLFASKFIAVISPNAKGVMTGWLWNLLNVGVSLVGYYLAAFLVDHKFYGRKRMQYIGFLCCGILYLLPAIWYNELRSKKHIQGFQTIYFLASFFQQFGPNCTTFLLAAEIYPVSVRATAHGLSAASGKIGALLPAVIYNYVADHTKFWIVCWFGFAGWIITLLFTPDVTGLDLREQDRYWAFVREGRAGDYHGIAVHPRHLSWFERFILKRHLAYDPELDRQQRVKELRVMWEARQAAAVKEQTGVDAIPAHEDDELSSTAHSFFEREIQTAEKRVGLRPE, from the exons ATGTCGTTCCCCCCCGACCTGCACGACTCGGACAGACTGCCCGACGCCGGGCCCCGTGACATTGACTTTCACACCGAGCACCCCCTCTTCAACGACCTGTGCCCCCAGGACTCGTACACGCCTGATGGTACCTACTGG GCCGACCTCCCCTTCGGCGAGCGCCAGAAGTGGGTCAACGCCCAGTccaacgccgaggccaagcgcgagctccaggtgctcggcgccatgTTCAAGAAGGACCCCCTCTCGCCCATGCGCGCCTACTTTGACCGCTACGTCGTGACCGGTTTCGGCATGTTCACCGAGGGCTACACCATCTTCTCGATCGGTAACCTCTCGTCTCTCTACTCGTCGATCTGGCCCGAGTGCTGGTCCAAGCACACGGTCTGTGACGCCAACTGGGTCGCCGGTGTCTCGTACATCCAGATCATCGGTATCATCTGCGGTCAGATTGGTGTCGGTATCGAGGGTGACTGGAtcggtcgtcgtgtcggTCTTGTCCAGGACGCCCTCGTCATGACTCTCGGTCTCGTCATGCTTACCGCTTCGTGGGGCACCACCCTCAACGGTTGGGTCATCTGCTACGCCTGGTCCCAGTTCGTCTACAccctcggtgtcggcggcgagtacCCCATGACCTCGAccaccgccctcgagcacaagcccgcctcgggctcgtcgcaGACTGACGACAAGCTCCACCGTGGACGCAACGTCGTTCTTGCCTTCCTTATGCAGGGTTGGGGCCAGCTCCTCAACCAGGgtctcctcatcctccttcTGCTCATCCTCCACGGTGGCTCGACCCCCCCTTACTCGAAGAAGACGGGCCAGTGGGTCTTCCGTCTCTCGTTCGCCTTCATGCTTCCCTTCACCCTCTGGATGGCCTACCACCGTTACTACAAGCAGGTCTACTCGTCGActgccctcgcccgctccAAGAAGAACGCTCGTGTCAACCAGTCGGGCTACGACCTCGCGTCGCTCAAGCTCGTCTCGACCCACTTTGGTGGCCGTCTCTTCGGCACCTGCATGAACTGGCTCACCGCCGACTTCCTCTTCTACGGTGCCAAGCTCTTCGCCTCCAAGTTCATCGCCGTCATCTCGCCCAACGCGAAGGGTGTCATGACCGGCTGGCTCTGGAACCTCCTCAACGTCGGTGTCTCGCTCGTCGGTTACtacctcgccgccttcctcgtcgaccacaaGTTCTACGGCCGCAAGCGCATGCAGTACATCGGCTTCCTCTGCTGCGGTATCCTCTACCTCCTCCCCGCCATCTGGTACAACGAGCTCCGCTCCAAGAAGCATATCCAGGGCTTCCAGACCATCTACTTCCTCGCTTCGTTCTTCCAGCAGTTCGGCCCCAACTgcaccaccttcctcctcgccgctgagATCTACCCCGTCTCGGTCCGTGCCACCGCCCACGGTCTCTCGGCTGCCTCGGGCAAGATTGGTGCtctcctccccgccgtcaTCTACAACTACGTTGCGGACCACACCAAGTTCTGGATCGTCTGCTGGTTCGGTTTCGCCGGCTGGATCATCACCCTCCTCTTCACCCCCGACGTTACTGGCCTCGACCTCCGTGAGCAGGACCGCTACTGGGCCTTTGTCCGTGAgggccgcgctggcgacTACCACGGTATTGCCgtccacccccgccacctTTCGTGGTTTGAGCGCTTTATCCTCAAGCGTCATCTTGCCTacgaccccgagctcgaccgccaGCAGCGTGTCAAGGAGCTCCGTGTCATGTGGGAGGCCCGCCAGGCCGCTGCCGTCAAGGAGCAGACTGGTGTCGACGCCATCCCCGCccacgaggacgacgagctttCCTCGACTGCCCACTCGTTCTTCGAGCGCGAGATCCAGACTGCCGAGAAGCGTGTTGGCCTCCGCCCCGAGTAA
- the spaT_2 gene encoding Subtilin transport ATP-binding protein SpaT produces MLLKEGDSALTIPNLPPSPPLTPSRPTSPLIPQVNGYGGTRRVSLSSSLARQPAAAPTEARFATFTLAEKHRGLPLTARLWLQSRVVRAPDTYRSKGRQRPQTLANYALAADLVRACLPRCAVVFAPEHRRMLPRLGVHLLWRVLEGVGPAARLWANCRILELVEDSLKGNPVAFPVAAAAAATVIGLALLDNLSSTFFQRNEQILTNYVSYHMERTYIGIRLDETIPQLTDPIHTALMFEGGVFAGLEYSWSAGGGGGPMSWVKGLGRLLSGVIAVGSESYLMYRTVKSSNSYGTLVVMGMALIPTILGFFPNVFNAQPVDSWDDAKYVKSIRTRDAMNEVVLEVDYKQELILFGFKDWVMEQWDGARQAMDEHDLHKEYSFKSSVLNMSMINLALTNSVYVLLATKALVTNLSLGQINLHQATAVALFSQVQQLSLTYRDIWDATWWFGSFCALLDMQTHNMPTIDYDTHRDRRGMKLEAKNLSFTYPGADEPTLHDINLTINPGEALAIVGFNGGGKTTLVKALMGMHRHSGELLVNGIPLEDYIPSTLHARTSAIFQDFNKYQFSVRGNVAIGDIARLDDDEAIKRAIVRGGAEPVLEKAGSLDKRLYPWGTPAEHNNDVNADDVDTDDDEEEKEEEKTDEQKEAEDEDDDGLSLSGGQWQRIALARAFMRADSADLVVFDEPSSALDPRAEADLFDRIHSLSQREGHRATTIFISHRFSTVRRADKIAFVADGRIIEYGTHAELMALEGKYHELFMLQRRGFDGDD; encoded by the exons ATGctcctcaaggagggcgactCCGCCCTCACGATCCCCAATCTCCCTCCATCACCCCCACTCACGCCCTCGcggcccacctcgcccctcATCCCCCAGGTGAACGGGTacggcggcacgcgccgcgtgtcgctctcgtcgtcgctcgcgcgacagcccgccgccgcgccaacgGAGGCACGCTTCGCGACCTTCACCCTTGCGGAGAAGCACCGCGGCCTGCCCCTCACTGCGCGCCTGTGGCTCCAGAgccgcgtcgtccgcgcGCCAGACACGTACCGCTCCAAGGGCCGCCAGCGTCCCCAGACGCTCGCAAACTatgccctcgcggccgacctcgTGCGCGCGTGCTTGCCCCGCTGCGCGGTAGTGTTCGCGCCAGAGCACAGGCGCATGCTCCCCCGTCTTGGTGTGCACCTCCTTTGGCGCGTCCTCGAGGGTGTCGGCCCCGCTGCTAG GTTGTGGGCCAACTGCCGGATTCTCGAACTCGTCGAGGACAGCCTCAAGGGTAACCCTGTTGCCTTccccgtcgctgccgccgccgccgcgaccgtcATTGGgcttgcgctcctcgacaacctcTCTTCCACCTTCTTCCAGCGCAATGAGCAGATCCTGACG AACTACGTCTCGTACCACATGGAACGCACGTACATCGGCATCAGGCTCGACGAGACGATTCCCCAGCTCACTGACCCAATCCACACGGCCCTCATGTTCGAAGGAGGCGTGTTCGCCGGCCTCGAGTACTCGTGGTCTgccggaggcggcggtggtccCATGAGCTGGGTCAAGGGTCTTGGCCGTCTGCTCTCCGGTGTCATTGCCGTGGGCAGTGAGTCGTACCTCATGTACCGCACCGTCAAGTCGTCCAACTCCTATGGCACGCTTGTGGTCATGGGCATGGCCCTCATCCCTACCATCCTAGGCTTCTTCCCCAACGTCTTCAACGCCCAGCCAGTCGACTCGTGGGACGACGCCAAGTATGTCAAGAGCATCCGCACCCGCGACGCCATGAACGAGGtggtcctcgaggtcgactacAAGCAGGAGCTCATCCTCTTTGGCTTCAAGGACTGGGTCATGGAGCAGTGGGACGGTGCCAGGCAAGCAAtggacgagcacgacctcCACAAGGAGTACTCATTCAAGTCGAGTGTGCTCAACATGTCGATGATCAACCTTGCCCTCACAAACTCTGTTtacgtcctcctcgccaccaagGCTCTCGTCACCAACCTGTCGCTCGGTCAAATCAACCTCCACCAGGCCACTGCTGTCGCCCTCTTCAGCCAGGTGCAGCAGCTGTCCCTCACCTACCGGGATATCTGGGATGCGACCTGGTGGTTTGGCTCATTCTGCGCTCTCCTCGACATGCAGACCCACAACATGCCGACGATCGACTACGACACGCACCGGGACCGTCGTGGAAtgaagctcgaggccaagaacCTTTCGTTCACGtaccccggcgccgacgagcctaCGCTCCACGACATCAACCTGACAATCAATCCTGGAGAGGCTCTCGCCATTGTCGGTTTCAACGGCGGTGGCAAGACGACCCTCGTCAAGGCGCTCATGGGCATGCACCGGCACTCGGGAGAGTTGCTCGTCAATGGCATTCCTCTCGAGGACTACATCCCGTCGACGCTGCACGCCAGGACCAGTGCCATCTTCCAGGACTTCAACAAGTACCAGTTCAGCGTGCGTGGAAATGTCGCCATTGGCGACATTgcccggctcgacgacgacgaggcgatcaAGCGGGCTATCGTTCGTGGCGGTGCCGAGCCAGTACTCGAGAAGGCGGGCTCACTCGACAAGCGGCTTTACCCCTGGGGCACGCCTGCGGAGCACAACAACGACGTCAATGCTGATGATGtggacacggacgacgacgaggaggagaaggaggaggagaagacgGACGAgcagaaggaggccgaggacgaagatGACGACGGCCTGTCGCTTTCGGGTGGCCAGTGGCAGCGtatcgcgctcgcccgcgcgtTCATgcgcgccgacagcgccgacctggtcgtgTTTGACGAGCCGTCGTCTGcgctcgacccgcgcgccgaggccgacctgtTTGACCGCATCCACTCGCTCTCGCAACGCGAGGGCCACCGCGCGACGACAATCTTCATCTCGCACCGGTTCAGCACTGTGCGCCGGGCTGACAAGATTGCGTTTGTGGCAGACGGCCGGATCATCGAGTACGGCACGCACGCGGAGCTCAtggcgctcgagggcaagtACCACGAGCTGTTTATGCTTCAGCGCCGCGGGTTCGATGGCGACGACTAG
- the obp1 gene encoding Oxysterol-binding protein-like protein 1 gives MSATVAATYPRDHPRDSVPDTVPQQFTDDSGAPATLPDVGSGGEESKMKILLGLLKRLVGVKDVANLHDSRLSLPASLLEPIPNLEYWQYADRADIFAAIGDSSDDLERMLAVLRFCFSKDLKFIRARLGKTYNSTLGEHFRCSWRVPPLIVDKKTGAPIVRTHIHVPIPNEPAYGGQGGSGWSTPVLRAEDGGKGSETSSIKSASSKNGKSTKLPNPSTASFDMSSLRQVIPGPGDEVLPREPDAGVKESEKVTVVFLCEQTSHHPPVSAAYYYCPERGIEAVGIDHILARVSFPSVRLGPGTQNKGIFIRILRDGPGKGEEYQITHPEAQVNGILKGAYYGTMSDQVAVTVRGGDGATRLRVLLDYKDESWIGKPRFLVEGVIYRYKTGDEEAESWKKPKQVPSDKVVATLDGNWMKEIRYKLKGEKEWKVLLSLDELALIPKDVRPVEEQDARESRRLWDPVTVNLLAKNWGEATKQKQVIEQRQRDIAAKLKEDGKEHEIIYFESEYEDGRPRLTAEGKAAVDEEIARVTRTVASS, from the exons ATGTCCGCCACCGTCGCTGCTACCTACCCGCGTGACCACCCGCGTGACTCCGTCCCCGATACAGTGCCGCAGCAGTTCACCGATGACTCGGGCGCCCCGGCCACCCTGcccgacgtcggcagcggcggcgaggagtcCAAGATGAAGAtcctcctcggtctcctcaagag gctcgtcggcgtcaaggaCGTAGCGAACCT ACACGACAGCCGCCTGTCCCTCCCCGCCTCGCTCCTCGAGCCCATCCCCAACCTCGAGTACTGGCAGTACGCTGACCGTGCCGATATCTTTGCTGC GATCGGCGACTCGAGCGATGACCTGGAGCGTAtgctcgccgtcctccgcTTCTGCTTCTCAAAGGACTTGAAGTTTATCCGTGCGCGTCTCGGCAAGACGTACAACTCTACGCTCG GCGAGCACTTCCGCTGCTCGTGGCGCGTCCCGCCGCTCATCGTTGATAAGAAGACCGGCGCTCCGATTGTCCGTACCCACATCCACGTCCCCATTCCCAACGAGCCCGCGTACGGTGGCCAGGGCGGCAGCGGATGGTCGACCCCTGTCCTCcgtgccgaggacggcggcaagggcagcgagactag CTCCATCAAGTCGGCTTCGTCCAAGAATGGCAAGAGCACAAAGCTCCCCAACCCCTCCACCGCGTCGTTTGACATGTCGTCGCTCCGTCAGGTCATTCCTGGCCCTGGTGACGAGGTCCTTCCCCGCGAACCCGATGCTGGTGTCAAGGAGAGCGAGAAAGTCACGGTCGTCTTCCTCTGCGAGCAGACCTCGCATCACCCCCCGGTCTCGGCTGCCTACTACTACTGCCCGGAGCGTGGTatcgaggccgtcggcatTGACCACATCCTCGCTCGCGTCTCCTTCCCTT CCGTCCGTCTTGGCCCCGGTACCCAGAACAAGGGTATCTTTATCCGCATCCTCCGCGATGGCCcaggcaagggcgag GAGTACCAGATTACGCACCCCGAGGCCCAGGTCAACGGTATCCTCAAGGGCGCGTACTACGGCACAATGAGCGACCAGGTTGCCGTCACTGTGCGCGGTGGTGACGGTGCCACCCGACTGCGTGTCCTCTTGGACTACAAGGATGAG TCGTGGATCGGCAAGCCCCGATTCCTTGTCGAGGGTGTTATTTACCGATACAAGACgggtgacgaggaggccgagtcgTGGAAGAAGCCCAAGCAGGTCCCATCAGATAAGGTGGTGGCCACGCTCGACGGCAACTGGATGAAGGAGATCCGATACAAgctcaagggcgagaag gAGTGGAAGGTGCTGctcagcctcgacgagctcgcccttATCCCCAAGGACGTGCGACctgtcgaggagcaggacgcgcgcgagtcgCGACGACTGTGGGACCCTGTTACCGTCAATCTGTTGGCAAAGAACTGGGGCGAGGCGACCAAGCAGAAGCAAGTGAtcgagcagcgccagcgtgACATtgcggccaagctcaaggaggacggcAAAGA GCACGAGATCATTTACTTTGAGAGCGAGTACGAGGACGGCCGCCCTAGGCTTACGGCTgagggcaaggccgccgttgacgaggagATTGCGCGTGTCACGAGGacggtcgcgtcgtcgtag
- the oxd gene encoding Phenylacetaldoxime dehydratase encodes MENVGTQARSIPGQGDSLGMRGAPLPEPDEFDVRDYIQDYADAKRLTPSRAEELLEKALAVEQPARPDPDACCGSSCCPCVEDLWREEVAVWKAVRVKNQHDMAQHLVRAARRRLSTSTPPSPASTTTPPPRAASLLRSPPTERILPTAPEWTYGPSPRAVPLRKPANFVPAVQRYSALLPPDCPELVIAQYGVQAPAGDEAALATSPLMAWVDAAFKLPHGPSTADHARFVDAQGYTNHVVTGYWLRSYDDWRAATDGWWAAPDRLEHGALGVFREVVRVPPERFESIYWLDYPGGLSADAGVELYPTPYCGYYGAMRDRLVVNDALEGEAAPLERRHDRGHGRWRVTPPHNTAVIRTAHTWSAMDESQKLDYDAKLAPPLARGMGYLQDHPDACLSLRWATTTDAEGELVPEKHATGYFATLGKMEDWSEGHKTHAAIFSAAVGRYKFYGEKNQLRTWHEVCVLPDDREQLFEYIGCHADTGLLPYFDAEGHEA; translated from the exons ATGGAGAACGTCGGCACGCAGGCTCGGAGCATTCCAGGCCAAGGCGATAGTCTCGGTATgcggggag cccCCCTGCCCGAACCAGACGAGTTCGACGTGCGCGACTACATCCAAGACTATGCCGACGCGAAGCGCCTCACGCCTagtcgcgccgaggagctgcttgagAAGGCTTTGGCGGTCGAGCAGCCCGCGAGGCCTGATCCCGAT GCATGCTGCGGCTCCTCGTGCTGCCCGTGCGTCGAAGACCTGTGGCGCGAAGAGGTGGCCGTGTGGAAGGCGGTCCGGGTGAAGAA CCAACACGACATGGCGCAGCATCTTgtgcgtgccgcgcgccgccggctctcgacgagcacgccgcccagcccagcctcgacaaccaccccgccgccccgcgccgcgtccctcCTCCGTTCCCCACCAACAGAGCGCATCCTCCCCACCGCGCCAGAATGGACCTACGgcccctcgccccgcgccgtgccgctgcGCAAGCCCGCCAACTTTGTCCCCGCGGTGCAGCGCTACTCTGCCCTGCTGCCTCCCGACTGCCCCGAGCTCGTCATCGCGCAGTATGGCGTGCAAGCGCcagcgggcgacgaggcggcgctcgcgacTTCCCCGCTCATGGCCTGGGTCGATGCCGCGTTCAAGCTGCCGCACGGACCCAGCACGGCCGACCATGCGCGCTTTGTCGATGCGCAGGGCTACACAAACCACGTAGTCACGGGGTACTGGCTGCGTTCGTACGACGACTGGCGAGCCGCGACGGACGGGTGGTGGGCCGCCCCGGACCGGCtggagcacggcgcgctcggcgtgttTCGCGAAGTTGTGCGCGTGCCGCCCGAGCGCTTTGAAAGCATCTACTGGCTCGACTACCCCGGCGGGctgagcgccgacgccggggtCGAGCTGTATCCTACCCCGTACTGCGGGTACTACGGGGCGATGCGCGACCGGCTGGTGGTCAACGACGCGTTGGAGGGCGAGGCAGCGCCGCTTGAGCGGCGGCACGACCGAGGTCATGGCCGTTGGCGCGTGACCCCGCCACACAACACGGCCGTTATCCGCACCGCGCACACCTGGTCCGCGATGGACGAGTCCCAGAAGCTAGACtacgacgccaagctcgcgccCCCGCTCGCCAGGGGGATGGGGTACCTCCAGGACCATCCCGACGCGTGCTTGAGCCTgcggtgggcgacgacgacggacgcgGAGGGGGAGCTCGTGCCGGAGAAGCATGCCACGGGGTACTTTGCCACGCTGGGCAAGATGGAGGACTGGAGCGAGGGACACAAGACGCACGCGGCTATCTTTTCTGCGGCGGTGGGAAGGTACAAGTTTTACGGGGAGAAGAACCAGCTCCGGACGTGGCACGAGGTGTGTGTCCTCcccgacgaccgcgagcaGCTGTTCGAGTACATCGGGTGTCATGCAGACACTGGCCTGTTGCCGTACTTTGACGCCGAGGGTCACGAGGCATAG
- the dbt-1 gene encoding lipoamide acyltransferase family protein, with the protein MSRIAAARMLAGRRALAVAPRARLLSAASPIALRSSSASPALALASSSSRLAPSRAFHASRPAPVFHFTLHDIGEGITEVEIIRWDVKVGDRIDAFDNLCEVQSDKSVVEITSPHAGVITKVNAEPGSVVKVGQTLCEIDMGDGAEGGEPAPEPEAAAPPPPPPAPAAAAPPPPPPAPAAPAAAPAPANGEPAKRKGRPHPLADAETAVRFEGEASILPAAPLARGEVPDFVEARRAGGADGAKRIVKASPAVRALAHRLGVDLTTVKPTGPSNRVVKEDVEGALAAAEAPAAAPAASPRAAAPKAAAPRAAALSADRGQETERMEMGRTRKVMYRAMGSQGDVPHFGYVHSLDLTNLLPLMKAANAKEVASKNYVASDIPTSLINAAPLPERTKTSVLPFLVKALSLALEEHPIMRARVKENADGDRWLEVARDAAIGIAVSDPKMGLLTPSLPPVHPTAPVSAINDALATLRASPAKPGPAPNITLSSVGPLGEARSAMPVLPPGGGVAIAAIGRAAWEMEWALRDGAGQSVWTLDPESVAKGGPKAVLRCTVGWSGDHRVLEGAELISFTETWKRYVEEPWRWLEV; encoded by the exons ATGTCCCGCATCGCAGCAGCCCGTAtgctcgccggccgccgcgcgctggccgttgccccgcgcgcgcgcctcctcagcgcggcgtcgccgatcGCGCTCCGCTCATCATCAGCGtcccccgcgctcgcgctggcctcgtcgtcgtcgcgcctcgcccccTCCCGCGCATTCCACGCgtcccgccccgccccagtcTTCCACTTCACCCTCCACGACATCGGCGAGGGCATCACAGAGGTCGAGATCATCCGCTGGGAcgtcaaggtcggcgaccgcATCGACGCGTTTGACAACCTCTGCGAGGTGCAGTCGGACAAGAGTGT CGTCGAGATCACGTCGCCACACGCAGGCGTCATCACCAAGGTGAATGCCGAGCCCGGCTCGGTGGTCAAGGTCGGCCAGACGCTGTGCGAGATCGACATGggagacggcgccgagggtggtgagcccgcgcccgagcccgaggcagctgcccctcccccgccccctccggCCCCGGCAGCTGCGGcgcccccacctcccccgcctgcgccggccgcacctgccgccgcccccgctcccgccAATGGCGAGcccgccaagcgcaagggcaggccgcacccgctcgccgacgccgagacaGCCGTCCGcttcgagggcgaggccagcatcctgcctgctgcgccgctgGCCCGCGGTGAGGTCCCCGACTTTGTcgaggcacgccgcgccggcggcgccgacggcgccaagcgcATCGTCAAGGCCAGCCCTGCtgtccgcgcgctcgcccaccgcctcggcgtcgacctcaccACCGTCAAGCCCACGGGACCTAGCAACCGCGTCGTGaaggaggacgtcgagggcgcgctcgctgccgctgaagcccccgctgccgcccctgCGGCTTCTCCTCGTGCCGCTGCGCCCAAGGCTGCCGCtccccgtgccgccgctcTCTCCGCCGACCGCGGCCAGGAAACCGAGCGCATGGAGATGGGCCGTACCCGCAAGGTCATGTACCGCGCCATGGGCTCGCAGGGTGACGTCCCGCACTTCGGCTACgtccactcgctcgacctgaccaacctcctccccctGATGAAGGCTGCCAACGCCAAGGAGGTCGCCAGCAAGAACTACGTCGCGTCCGACATCCCCACTTCGCTCATCAacgctgcgccgctgcccgagCGCACCAAGACCTCGGTGCTGCCCTTCCTCGTCAAGGCGctgtcgctcgcgctcgaggagcacccCATCATGCGTGCTCGCGTCAAGGAGAACGCGGACGGCGACCGCTGGCTCGAGGTGGCCCGCGACGCTGCGATCGGCATCGCCGTGTCCGACCCCAAGATGGGCCTCCtgacgccgtcgctgccgcccgtTCACCCCACCGCCCCGGTGTCAGCGATCAACGACGCGCTTGCAacgctgcgcgcgtcgcccgccaaGCCTGGCCCAGCGCCGAACATCACGCTGTCGTCTGTCGGTCCTctgggcgaggcgcgcagcgctATGCCTGTCCTGCCTCCTGGAGGCGGCGTGGCCATCGCGGCCATCGGCCGCGCAGCATGGGAGATGGAGTGggcgctgcgcgacggcgcgggccaGAGCGTGTGGacgctcgaccccgagagCGTGGCCAAGGGCGGCCCCAAGGCCGTCCTGCGCTGCACGGTCGGCTGGAGCGGCGACCaccgcgtgctcgagggcgccgagctcatctCGTTCACCGAGACGTGGAAGCGGTACGTCGAGGAGCCTTGGCGCTGGCTCGAGGTGTAG
- the gabT_2 gene encoding 4-aminobutyrate aminotransferase GabT yields the protein MFVSRTLRSARPTVRGLASIHPATATHNTPPPPPAAMPVADANLTQLLTEQRKHVTPALSRLHDHIIVKGQGSKVWDETGAEFIDFNAGIGVTNLGHSHPAVTAAVIHQAQQVSHVQCSIGFSLPYLQLVEALRPMMPHESLDTFFFWNSGSEAIEMALKLVKRATNRNNVIAMVGSYHGRTHGASGITRSKPIYTQHTGPTMNGVYATPFPYWHSLGVDPSTPEDELVRLAIYQLELLIKTQTAPTDVAALFIEPVIGEGGYVPAPAAWLNYLREFCDKHGILLVLDEVQSGFGRTGKLFAAEHVPGFKPDVLVFAKGLANGYPLSGVASRKELMEKQEVGSIGGTYAGNAVACAAAVAVAEVFKTQPILENVNARSKELFDALYAIRDSPKTGHLVADIRGQGLMVAVEFRTEADPLTTKGLAAGTAIPKDIGKRIQKKCHDNGLLLLTTSCFDTIRFIPPLVITKDEMAQALKIFNAAVEEVAREG from the exons ATGTTCGTCTCCCGTACCCTCCGCTCCGCTCGCCCCACTGTCCGTGGCCTCGCCTCCATCCACCCAGCCACCGCTACCCACAAcacgcccccacccccgcccgcagCCATGCCTGTCGCCGACGCAAACCTCACCCAGCTCCTCACCGAGCAGCGCAAGCACGTCACGCCTGCCCTCTCGCGTCTCCATGACCACATCATTGTCAAGGGACAGGGCTCCAAGGTCTGGGACGAGACTGGCGCCGAGTTCATCGACTTCAACGCCGGTATCGGAGTCACCAACCTCGGCCA cTCGCACCCTGCTGTCACTGCCGCCGTCATCCACCAGGCCCAGCAGGTGTCGCACGTCCAGTGCTCGATCGGCTTCTCGCTCCCCTACCTCCAGCTTGTCGAGGCGCTCCGCCCCATGATGCCCCACGAGTCGCTCGACACGTTCTTCTTCTGGAACTCGGGTTCCGAGGCCATTGAGATGGCTctcaagctcgtcaagcGTGCCACGAACCGCAACAATGTCATTGCCATGGTCGGCTCGTACCACGGCCGCACCCACGGCGCTTCGGGCATTACCCGCTCCAAGCCCATCTACACCCAGCACACTGGCCCCACCATGAACGGCGTCTACGCCACCCCCTTCCCCTACTGGCACTCGCTTGGCGTTGACCCCTCGAcccccgaggacgagctcgttcGCCTTGCCATCtaccagctcgagctcctcatcAAGACCCAGACTGCTCCCACCGACGTTGCCGCGCTCTTCATTGAGCCCGTCATTGGCGAGGGTGGCTACGTccctgcccctgccgccTGGCTTAACTACCTCCGCGAGTTCTGCGACAAGCACGGCatcctccttgtcctcgacgaggtgcagtCGGGCTTCGGCCGTACCGGCAAGCTCTTCGCCGCTGAGCACGTCCCCGGCTTCAAGCCCGACGTCCTTGTCTTCGCCAAGGGCCTCGCCAACGGCTACCCCCTCTCGGGCGTTGCCTCGCGCAAGGAGCTCATGGAGAAGCAGGAGGTCGGCTCGATCGGTGGCACTTACGCCGGCAACGCCGTTGCctgcgctgccgccgtcgccgtcgccgaggtcttCAAGACCCAGCCCATCCTCGAGAACGTCAACGCTCGTTCCAAGGAGCTCTTTGACGCCCTCTACGCTATCCGCGACTCGCCCAAGACtggccacctcgtcgccgacatccGTGGCCAGGGTCTGAtggtcgccgtcgagttccgcaccgaggccgaccccctcaccaccaagggcctcgctgccggcACTGCCATCCCCAAGGACATTGGCAAGCGCATCCAGAAGAAGTGCCACGACAacggccttctcctcctcaccacGTCGTGCTTCGACACGATCCGCTTCATCCCCCCTCTTGTCATCACCAAGGACGAGATGGCCCAGGCGCTCAAGATCTtcaacgccgccgtcgaggaggtcgcccGCGAGGGTTAA